TGTCTCTATCCAGTGTGGATAAATCTTGGAAGGAGCTCAGTAATGTCCTCTCAGGGATCTTCTGCGCCTCTCTCAACTTCATCGACTCCACCAACACGGTCACTCCCACTGCCTCCTTCAAACCCCTGGGTCTGGCCAATGGTGAGATAACCCCTACAgccctttccttcttcttcttacCTCCTGCCCAAACCTTTGCCTCCTTTTCCCTCAGTTTCCTGCTTCCTCAGCCTGGGCTAGATCCTAAGTCCCCTGTGTGTGCAGGCCCCCAATACTGTGCCATCTCTGCATGCCTTTTCCCAAGGAGAGAAGGGAGTCCCACTCCCAGCTGGGACTGTCCAGACTGTGGTGCTAGAGGTGGTGTGGGGAGCAGGAGGGTCATTCCCATCTCTGGAGTGTGGACCCTGAGGGGTCAGAGCCCAAGGCCCACCCCAGACAGACCTCTGTCTCCCTCAGACACTGACCACTACTTTCTGCGCTATGCTGTGCTGCCGCGGGAGGTGGTCTGCACTGAAAACCTCACCCCCTGGAAGAAGCTCTTGCCCTGTAGTTCCAAGGTGAGGCTGCACAGCCTGGCAGCCAGGGGCGGGGGGGTGTATAGAGAGCCTGCGCCCCATGCCAAGTGCTCCATACAGGGCTTCTCTtatctctttctgtctcctccaGGCAGGCCTCTCTGTGCTGCTGAAGGCAGATCGCTTGTTCCACACCAGCTACCACTCCCAGGCAGTGCATATCCGCCCTGTTTGCAGAGTAAGTCATGGGGAGTAGAGGAAGCTGCCATCCAGGGGCTCAGAGAAGGTACATGTAAAGCATGTGGTCAGTGTCCGGCTCGGGCTGAGTGAGTACTGAGTGGTAGATGTGATGACGGTTATTCAGGGCATTGGCCAAGCACCAAGAAAACAGTGGTTGCCTAGCaagcactgaataaatatttgtcatgGAAAATAGTGGTTCAGAACAATAGCTATGCGGGTGCAATTGCTAGCTCAGTCACTTGCCAGCTGGCGTAACCTTGGGTGAATCATTTCATTCCCCTGAGCCTGGTTTCCCACCCTGCCACATGACATTGATAGTAGAATCCACTTCTAGGGTTGTTGTGATAGTTTATCAAACTGATGCACATACAGTTGTCAGCACGGGGTCTGGCACAAGGTCAAGTGCTCAGGAGTGGGTGGTAGCAAATCGATGGATATGAAGATACATAGATGAGGGATTGAGTCTGAGTAGGAGTCTTTTTTGGGGCTGGTGTGGTAAGAGTGATACCCCCTCACTGCTGCCATCTGGCCCTTGTGATAGAATGCACGCTGTACTAGCATCTCCTGGGAGCTGAGGCAGACCTTGTCAGTTGTATTTGATGCCTTCATCACGGGGCAGGGGAAGAAAGGTAAGTTACCTTGGCAACTCATCTGTACCCACCCATGCCAGCCCTGCCTTATCTATGTGGACTAGGCCTAGGCCTGGCCCCTGCTCAGCCTTGCTCTCTGTTTCTCAGACTGGTCCCTCTTCCGGATGTTCTCCCGAACCCTCACGGAGCCCTGCCCCCTGGCCTCAGAGAGCCGAGTCTATGTGGATATCACCAACTACAACCAGGTAACAAGGTCTccagccacacacacaaacacacccctgGTCCCCAAGACCAGCCTACCCTCTCTGCTTGCTTCTTAGCCCTGCCTTTGTGTCCCCAGGACAACGAGACATTAGAGGTGCACCCATCCCCGACCACTACATATCAGGACGTCATCCTAGGCACTCGGAAGACCTATGCCATCTATGACTTGCTTGACAGCGCCATGATCAACAACTCTCGAAACCTCAACATCCAGCTCAAGTGGAAGAGACCCCCAGAGaatggtgagtgggtgggtggttgGACTGCCGGGTTGCAACGGCTACAGAGAAAAGACTCACAATCCCACGTCTTTGCCGTAAGATGATAGGGTTGTATTTAGACCAGATCTCCAGAGTCATATGCTGCTGACTGTAGCTCTTCCAAGCTCTATGATTTTGGGTAGGTTCCTAAACTCCCCAAGCATCAGCATCcacatctgaaaaataaagagtATACTTAGTGAATTGAATGAGATGATGTGAAAAATGGAGTTAGTTCATGCATTTGCTTCATCAACCAAATACTTATGAATTcatactaagtgccaggcatagAGTATTGAATACGACAGAGGACACTGCACTCAAGAAATATAATGTCTACTAGCTAGGGCAGGTGTCAGTTAATTAATTACAGTTGTGTTCAGTTCCCTTTACCAAGTGAAAGAGCAGAATATCCTGAGAGGACCTGGTTTGGGTTCGAAGGGGGCACGGTGTTCGTCACATAAGCACTTTAATACTAGCAACTTATTGTCATTATTGCTTGTTGGCTGGGGAAGACAGGGATGATTCCAGAACCCAGATTTCCCAGTTTCAGTGGCAGGGCTGTTCCTCCATCTACTCACTGGCTTGGGACTCTGAACATGGCCTGGGCAGTTGGGGTGGGGAGTGATTCTTACCTTTGGCAGCTGTTAACTGTTGACATTTCTTTACACAGAGGCCCCCCCAGTACCCTTCCTGCATGCCCAGCGGTACGTGAGCGGCTATGGGCTGCAGAAGGGGGAGCTGAGCACACTGCTGTACAACACCCACCCATACCGGGCCTTCCCGGTGCTGCTGCTGGACACTGTACCCTGGTATCTGCGGCTGTATGTGCACACCCTCACCATCACCTCCAAGGGCAAGGAGAACAAACCAAGTGAGGACCTGAGTCCTGAACCAGGCCCCCAGCCCACCCTCTCATGTCCTCTCCAGGTCCCCCAAACTCTCATTTCCCAGAGTAGTTCCTGAAGTACCTCTGAAAAGCTACACAGGCATAAAGAATAAGGAATAGTTTCTCAAAACTGGAACGGGAGCCTCACTGTGCCAGGTTCAGAAGTAATTTATAAAACAGCAATCATTAAAACACATAATACTGGTGATTCTTAATAGGACTGTACAAGGACAGTAGCTTCCTTTTTCACTTACTTTGCCTCCTTTCTGGAGCATTGGGTTTTGTGATGATTCATAGACTCTTTAAGGTAGGGAAAGAGTTTGGCAATGTTGGGCTTTTGAAGCTAGGAAGATAGCAGAGCTGGAGTAGATGGTGTTTTGCTTCTTTGGGAGGGGTAAAGAGGTAcagttaattaaattttttttttttttattaaaatttatttttattttctattatttttctaaggAGAAGATAATATTAGTGCTTCCTATTAGGTGCCAGGCATAGCACTAAAGCACTTGCTTTTCTTTGGTGTAGGGGGAGACCAGTAGTAAAGTAAAAGACCTCTGAGGAAGAGGTTGTACCATATCCCAAACAGCCAAACTTAAAAACCTTTCAGTACTTTTGTTGATTCCTATGTTTTCAAACCTATGATGAATAGTTTCACTTATTTTCAGCACCATTATTTGTACCACCTTCAAAATCTCTATTTTAGACATCCTAACTGCATATTCTGTAGGTTTTTctgttattattcttttaaatcttctcctttggaaaatttcaaaccCAAACAGAATAGTGTAATAATCCCCTGTACACACCctgcagcaatttttttttttttttttaagagacagactgttgctctgtcacctatgccggagtgcagtggcatgatcatggctcattgcagtctcagactgctgggctcaagcaatcctcctacctcagcttccccaggactacaggcatgaaccaccatgcctttaattttttcatagaggCAGGTTCTCgttatgttgcacaggctggtctcaaactcctggcctcaagcgattctcctgcctcagtctcctaaagtgctgggattataggtgtaagccactgcctGCTGGCGTATCTTAAAGCAAATCTTAGACATTgcatcaattaatttttaaatactttaaggatttttaaaaatgtaaccgTATCATTACCACTTCTGTTTTCCCCTGTGgtcttaaaaatgtctttttataatTGGTTTGTTTAAATTGGGATAAGGTTCTCACATTGCATTTGCTTTATACTAAGTTCCTCTCTtgggtgggcacagtggtgcacacctgtaatctcagccctttgggaggccaacacagaaggaccacttgagtccaggagttcgaaactagcctggacaacattgtgagaccccctacctatacaaaaaaaattttttttttttttttttttttgagacggatcctcactctgtcacccaggctggagtgcagtggcgcaatcttagttcactgcaacctccacctcccgggttcaagcgattctcctgcctccacctcccgagtagctgggactacaggcgtgtgccaccacgcctggctaattttttctatttttagtagagatgcggtttcactgtgttagccagtatggtctcgatctcctgacctcgtgatctgcctgccttggcctcccaaagtactgggattaaaagaaattgtttttaattcGCTGAGGgtggtgttgcacgcctgtagtcccagatactcaaaaggctgaggtgggaggatcacttgaacccagaaggtcaaggctatagtgagccatgatcatactactgcacttcagcatgggcgacagtgcgagaccctgtcacgaaaaaaaaaaaagttcctttttctttaaaattaatagactattcttagagcagttttaggtttacagaaaaactgagcaCAAAGCACAGAGTTCCCGTATACTCCCTGTCTCCACACCCAGAATGTCCCTTATTATAAACGTCTTGTATATGGTGTGGTCCTCTTTAGTCTCTCTTCATCTGTAGCAGTgcccatggttttttttttttttttttttttttttttaaacgtcatttatttgttgaagaaactgggtCATTTGTTGTATAGAATGTTCCACATTCTGGATTTGTCCTTGTGCTAGTGTTTAATACACCCCTCCATCTCCTATATTTCTTGTGTATTGGTGGTTAGATTTAGAAACCTGATGAGATTCATGTCCcacatttttggcaagaaaaaTTCCCAGGCGGCTCTTTGAATTTCTTCTTGCGTCACATCAGGCACCTGGTGCCTGGTGCCCCAGTTTTAGTGATGCGAAGATTGATTAGCGGTCTGCAGCACTCCTAACAACCTTTCTTGACCGCATCCTGGGATCACTGCCCTGGAAACATCCTCTCCCTTTTCTTAGCCCCTGCTTTCTTCCCTAGCCTGCCTGGCTTCTACGCTCCCAAGCCCATCTTCTAGGCACCCAGATTGAGGCTCCATGGCAAGCAGCAGGGACAGGGGCAGCAGATAGCCTGAACCCAGGAAAGAGATGTGTGTGACCCTTGCATGTCTCCAGGTTACATCCACTACCAGCCTGCCCAGGACCGGCTGCAACCCCACCTCCTGGAGATGCTGATTCAGCTGCCGGCCAACTCAGTCACCAAGGTTTCCATCCAGTTTGAGCGGGCGCTGCTGAAGTGGACCGAGTACACGCCAGATCCTAACCATGGCTTCTATGTCAGGTGGGCTCCACCCCCACAGGCCACCTCTCATCCCCCTGACCTACCCTCTTCTCTGCTTACCCCTTGGTAGGGGAGCCAGATGGGAACACGGGccatctctctgcttctctgtagCCCATCTGTCCTCAGCGCCCTTGTGCCCAGCATGGTAGCAGCCAAGCCAGTGGACTGGGAAGAGAGTCCCCTCTTCAACAGCCTGTAAGTGTGACCACACTCACTGATAACACATCCTCAGCTGCCTGCTGGGCCTTAACACAGGTGACCAGGCTCCTGCAGGGGACGTCAAGGTAGATGTTACATCTTCCAAAGAGATGTGTAGATTTAATTCAATCCTAATAAAAATCCTGGCAGTCTGTGGAATTTGTGAAgactttataaaatgattttaaagtgcTTCTAAAAGAATACTTTTACTTACAGCTTACATTTACTCCTTGATGctcttaaatatttaatcaaGCACTTATCAAATGCTAAGTGCTTCTGAGAGCACTGGGTGTACAAGACTAAACAAAACAGACTTGGCCCTGGCCTCCCTTTGCTTACAGTCTAGAGGGAAGATTCTGGTCTAGAGAGTAATGGGGTTAGAGGTGGGGTAGGAATTGATTTACTGGGTTATCTAGGAAGGCTTCGTTGAGGAGGTGGCATTTAGGCTGAAACCAGGCTAAGAAAGAGGCAACCAAGCAAAGGCAGGGCCCCTTTCCTCCACTTCAACACCaggcttctctctctccctctcttcttttcttttcttttccttctttcttatttatttttgattttactttaagttctgggatacatgtgcagaacgtgcaggtttgttacataggtatatatgtggcatggtggtttgccgcacccatcaacccgtcatctagattttaagccccgCCTGCATTCGGTATTCGTCCTAATGCTCTCTGCCCACTGCTCTCCTTTTATCAGGTTTATAGACTGGTTGTGCCTTCTGTTGAAAGGTTTTGAGCCTAAGAGAACATTGTAAACACTATGTTGCACTGCCGGAACGAGGATGGGGTGAGATGGGGAGGAGCAGCCAGTCCTGTCTCACCGCTCTTCCCCTGACCCCAGGTTCCCAGTCTCTGATGGCTCTAACTACTTCGTGCGGCTCTACACAGAGCCGCTGCTGGTGAACCTGCCGACACCGGACTTCAGCATGCCCTACAACGTGATCTGCCTCACGTGCACGGTGGTGGCCGTGTGCTACGGCTCCTTCTACAATCTCCTCACCCGAACCTTCCACATCGAGGAGCCCCGCACAGGTGGCCTGGCCAAGCGGCTGGCCAACCTTATCCGGCGTGCCCGAGGTGTCCCCCTACTCTGATTATTGCCCTTTCCAGCAGCTGTAGCTGCTGTTCTCTCTGGGGAGGAGAGCACAAGGGCTCTTTCTGCCACTTGCTCTCCTCAGAATTGGCTTTTGGAACCAAAGTGCCCTGGACCAGGTCAGGGCCTACAGCTGTGCATCCAGTACAGGAGCCATGAGCCAAATATGGCATTTGAATTTGAATTAACTTAAAAattcatttcctcacctgtagTGGCCACCTCTATATTGAGGTGCTCAATAAGCAAAAGTGGTCAGTGGCTGCTGTAttggaaagaacagaaaaa
The Pongo pygmaeus isolate AG05252 chromosome 21, NHGRI_mPonPyg2-v2.0_pri, whole genome shotgun sequence DNA segment above includes these coding regions:
- the PIGT gene encoding GPI transamidase component PIG-T isoform X2 → MAAAIPLSLLVLLLLGPGGWCLAEHPRDSLREELVITPLPSGDVAATFQFRTRWDSELQREGVSHYRLFPKALGQLISKYSLRELHLSFTQGFWRTRYWGPPFLQAPSGAELWVWFQDTVTDVDKSWKELSNVLSGIFCASLNFIDSTNTVTPTASFKPLGLANDTDHYFLRYAVLPREVVCTENLTPWKKLLPCSSKAGLSVLLKADRLFHTSYHSQAVHIRPVCRNARCTSISWELRQTLSVVFDAFITGQGKKDWSLFRMFSRTLTEPCPLASESRVYVDITNYNQDNETLEVHPSPTTTYQDVILGTRKTYAIYDLLDSAMINNSRNLNIQLKWKRPPENEAPPVPFLHAQRYVSGYGLQKGELSTLLYNTHPYRAFPVLLLDTVPWYLRLYVHTLTITSKGKENKPSYIHYQPAQDRLQPHLLEMLIQLPANSVTKVSIQFERALLKWTEYTPDPNHGFYVRFPVSDGSNYFVRLYTEPLLVNLPTPDFSMPYNVICLTCTVVAVCYGSFYNLLTRTFHIEEPRTGGLAKRLANLIRRARGVPLL
- the PIGT gene encoding GPI transamidase component PIG-T isoform X4, which codes for MAAAIPLSLLVLLLLGPGGWCLAEHPRDSLREELVITPLPSGDVAATFQFRTRWDSELQREGVSHYRLFPKALGQLISKYSLRELHLSFTQGFWRTRYWGPPFLQAPSDTDHYFLRYAVLPREVVCTENLTPWKKLLPCSSKAGLSVLLKADRLFHTSYHSQAVHIRPVCRNARCTSISWELRQTLSVVFDAFITGQGKKDWSLFRMFSRTLTEPCPLASESRVYVDITNYNQDNETLEVHPSPTTTYQDVILGTRKTYAIYDLLDSAMINNSRNLNIQLKWKRPPENEAPPVPFLHAQRYVSGYGLQKGELSTLLYNTHPYRAFPVLLLDTVPWYLRLYVHTLTITSKGKENKPSYIHYQPAQDRLQPHLLEMLIQLPANSVTKVSIQFERALLKWTEYTPDPNHGFYVRFPVSDGSNYFVRLYTEPLLVNLPTPDFSMPYNVICLTCTVVAVCYGSFYNLLTRTFHIEEPRTGGLAKRLANLIRRARGVPLL
- the PIGT gene encoding GPI transamidase component PIG-T isoform X1, yielding MAAAIPLSLLVLLLLGPGGWCLAEHPRDSLREELVITPLPSGDVAATFQFRTRWDSELQREGVSHYRLFPKALGQLISKYSLRELHLSFTQGFWRTRYWGPPFLQAPSGAELWVWFQDTVTDVDKSWKELSNVLSGIFCASLNFIDSTNTVTPTASFKPLGLANDTDHYFLRYAVLPREVVCTENLTPWKKLLPCSSKAGLSVLLKADRLFHTSYHSQAVHIRPVCRNARCTSISWELRQTLSVVFDAFITGQGKKDWSLFRMFSRTLTEPCPLASESRVYVDITNYNQDNETLEVHPSPTTTYQDVILGTRKTYAIYDLLDSAMINNSRNLNIQLKWKRPPENEAPPVPFLHAQRYVSGYGLQKGELSTLLYNTHPYRAFPVLLLDTVPWYLRLYVHTLTITSKGKENKPSYIHYQPAQDRLQPHLLEMLIQLPANSVTKVSIQFERALLKWTEYTPDPNHGFYVSPSVLSALVPSMVAAKPVDWEESPLFNSLFPVSDGSNYFVRLYTEPLLVNLPTPDFSMPYNVICLTCTVVAVCYGSFYNLLTRTFHIEEPRTGGLAKRLANLIRRARGVPLL
- the PIGT gene encoding GPI transamidase component PIG-T isoform X5, which gives rise to MFSRTLTEPCPLASESRVYVDITNYNQDNETLEVHPSPTTTYQDVILGTRKTYAIYDLLDSAMINNSRNLNIQLKWKRPPENEAPPVPFLHAQRYVSGYGLQKGELSTLLYNTHPYRAFPVLLLDTVPWYLRLYVHTLTITSKGKENKPSYIHYQPAQDRLQPHLLEMLIQLPANSVTKVSIQFERALLKWTEYTPDPNHGFYVSPSVLSALVPSMVAAKPVDWEESPLFNSLFPVSDGSNYFVRLYTEPLLVNLPTPDFSMPYNVICLTCTVVAVCYGSFYNLLTRTFHIEEPRTGGLAKRLANLIRRARGVPLL
- the PIGT gene encoding GPI transamidase component PIG-T isoform X3, which translates into the protein MAAAIPLSLLVLLLLGPGGWCLAEHPRDSLREELVITPLPSGDVAATFQFRTRWDSELQREGVSHYRLFPKALGQLISKYSLRELHLSFTQGFWRTRYWGPPFLQAPSDTDHYFLRYAVLPREVVCTENLTPWKKLLPCSSKAGLSVLLKADRLFHTSYHSQAVHIRPVCRNARCTSISWELRQTLSVVFDAFITGQGKKDWSLFRMFSRTLTEPCPLASESRVYVDITNYNQDNETLEVHPSPTTTYQDVILGTRKTYAIYDLLDSAMINNSRNLNIQLKWKRPPENEAPPVPFLHAQRYVSGYGLQKGELSTLLYNTHPYRAFPVLLLDTVPWYLRLYVHTLTITSKGKENKPSYIHYQPAQDRLQPHLLEMLIQLPANSVTKVSIQFERALLKWTEYTPDPNHGFYVSPSVLSALVPSMVAAKPVDWEESPLFNSLFPVSDGSNYFVRLYTEPLLVNLPTPDFSMPYNVICLTCTVVAVCYGSFYNLLTRTFHIEEPRTGGLAKRLANLIRRARGVPLL